The region TTCGGTGCATCAAGTTGCGCGCGCTGCGATCGCCTGCGGCGGCGGCGGCGTTGGTCGCTACTCCGGCTCCAACTTCACCCATATGGACTGCGGCAATGTTCGTAGCTGGGGCGGCTGATCGCAGCCTGCACTGTGGGACGAATGATTTAATTAGGGCGCCTTCGGGTGCCTTTTTTGTTGCGGGTGAGGCCTTTCCCTGCCCATAGCCCACGTCTACGGTCGCGCTTGAATATGGCCGGGGGAGCGTGATGCAGGTACAGGCGACAACACGGATAGCCGTGATCGGTTTCGGTCCACGCGGGCTTGGGGCATTGGAGGCCCTGTCCCGGCGGCTGGCGAGTTCCCTACGCCCTGTGCAGATCGACATTTACGAGCCGAGCGCCTTTCCCGGCGCAGGTCCAAACTTTGCCCCCTCCGAGCCGGCGTATTGTCTGCTCAACATTCCATACCGGGATATCGCCATCCGCCCCCCACAGGGCTCTGCCGTGGGCAGTTTCGCGGACTGGCAGGGCAAACCAGTTGATCCCGACGCTTTTCCATCCCGCGCTGACATGGGCCGCTATCTCGAAGCGCGGCGGGACGATCTCTTTCAGCGGAGCTTTACTGAAACTGACACCAAGCTCACATTGATCCCCGCGCGTATTGCGCAGCTTTCGCAGGAAGGATCAGTCTGGCGACTTCAGTCAGAGACCGGCGCGGAGGCGCGATATGATGAAGTCCTCCTGACCCTCGGTCAGCCCCCGGTGGAGCCGGATGAGCAATGGGCGAATTGGCAAGATCACGCGGCGCAGACCGGGGCCGAAGTCGCGCAGGCCTATCCTGCGGCCTCCCTTGAGGCACAGGCTCAGAGTTGGCAAGGCAAGCGCGTGGCCATTCGGGGCTTGGGTCTGTCCACCTTTGACGTGCTGCGCAGCCTTACCATGGCGCAGGGGGGGCATTTTGATGCGGCGGGCTATCACCCCTCGGGCCGGGAGCCTGCCTGTATTCTGCCTTTCTCGCTCAATGGCCAGCCCCCCTTCCCCAAGCCACAGGATGCGGACCTTGATGCCCTCTTTACGCCGTTGCCGAATGAGACCGCGCGTTTCACCCAAGCCGCCGGCGCGGCAGTCAACGCTGCGCCGCAAAAGGCATCGTCACTTATCACTGCGGCCTTAGCGCCGGTCGTGGCGCGAATCCTCACACAGCAGGGCGTGCGTGAGACGCAGGTCTCCGCGTGGCTCACAGCGGAGTGGTCCGACCCCGGCGCGCAAGACAGTCAGCCCCCGATGGACGCCTTGCGGCATGGAATTGAACTCGCCGCCGGGCGGACCGCGCCAAGCATCGGCTACGCCCTTGGACAGGTCTGGCGCAAATGGCAGGACGAATGGCGCGCGGCCTTCAATCCGGGGAGCGCGACGCCTGAAACGGCCAAGCGGCTGATCGGTTTCGACGAAGGGATGAAACGTTATTCCTACGGCCCGCCTCTGTCTTCGGCGTGTGAACTTCTGGCCTTGATTGACGCGGGGCTGGTTGATCTGTCCTTCGTGACGGACCCAGAGATTGCCGACACGGTGCAAGGCTGGTCCCTTCGGGCGGAAAGGCGGCAGTGTGAGGTCTCTGTCATCATCGACGCCGTGCTGCCTCCGCCAGACCTCTCTCACATCAAGGTGCCACCCCTGCCCAATCTCATCGCGAAAGGCTGGGTCACGCCAGTCTCAGCCAACCTGGCAGCCGCGATTGAGCCTGACGGGACGTTACGGGACCGAAACGGAGAGTCTGTTCCCGGCCTCTGCTTACTAGGGCGTCTGGCGCTTGGCAGCGTAACAGCAGTAGATTCCCTGCATGATTGTTTTGGCCAATCTGCCGACCGATGGGCAGAGGGCGCGCTCGCAAGGATGTCGCCCTGACGCCGTGGGAAAGTTACAACAGTTTGTGATCCTCTCTTACGAATGGAACAGCGCGGCCTTAAAATGGTTTCACCCTCAACACGCGATTGAAGAATAGGGGAACAACATAATGAGAAGACGACATTTCATCACCGGCGTAGCGGCCAGCGGCGCAGCACTTGGTACAGGTCTTGCAACTCCCGCATTGGCACATCCGCCCAAAGAAATGCCGAGCTATGATGTGCCGCCAGACATGATGCCGCGGAAGGTGCCAATTGCCGCAGGCGCGCCTCCCTATGAAATCCATGTCGATCCCGACAACTTCGCTCTTTACTGGACACTGCCGGACAATATGGCATGGCGCTATACCGTGGGCGTTGGCCGTCCGGGCTTGTACGAGTCCGGCGAGTTCTATGTTGGGGCCAAGAAAGAATGGCCCAGCTGGACCCCGACCCCGGATATGATCGACCGCGAGCCGGAAAAATACGCTAAATACTCTGATGGGATGGAGGGCGGATTGGATAATCCGCTGGGCTCGCGTGGTCTCTACCTCTTTACCGAAGAGCGTGGCGACACCTTCCTGCGTATTCACGGCACCAACGATCCCAGCACATTGGGCAAACGTGTCTCCAATGGCTGCGCGCGTTTGGTGAACGATCAGATGGCCGAACTCTACGACCGGGTACCAATGAACACCCGCGTGGTGCTATACGAACCGCTCGTCTGATAGATTTGGCTGATGAAGCACAAAGCCCGGAACGGAGAATGTCCGTTCCGGGCTTTTTTCGTTGGCAGATATCAGCATCCGAGAATGAAACATCGCACACGGATTGAGTAGCTGTGGGATGAGTTGGGCCGGTCACGTTCCTGCGAAGGGAATGTAATAAGGGTTGGAGAGCGGTTGCTGACAACCTCAATGCAGTTGGTTTCTGTCCAGAACTCAGAATAAACTTTTCAGAACAGCCGCTTAATGACTTACCGCGCATTGTTACATATCAATCGCGCAGGGTCTCGCTTCGACACGGGCCAGTGATCCGAGTTGCTTTGTAACTGAGACCGGTAACCCTTTAATATCATTGTATCGAACGGGCCCCTCGACCTCCCCACCTCTTCCCAGAGCGTGAAAGCTGAAGCCCATTTCCCAAACCTTGAAAGGACTGGAAAATGAAACTCTTTATCGCAACTGCCGCCGCCACTTTGATCGCCACTGCAGGCTTTGCCGGCCAGTCGACTCGTTACGAAGACCTGCGTTTGGACACCTCTGTGACAGCAACTGTCGTCCACGCTGAAGACGCCGGGGCCACCCGTCCCAATGCGCGAGCCGCTGACCTGCTGCTGGACACTTTCGCAGATGACCGCGCATCAGAAGCAACCTTCTCTACCAACGATGCGCAAAGCAGCTTGGGTGATGGTTATATCTATGGCGGCTTTGGGGCTGGCAACGACTCCCGCTGACCCCCGTCCGGAAAACTGAAAGAGCCCGGACCGAAAGGTGCCGGGCTTTTTGCATGTCTGGAGGTCAGGCCCAAACGGGCACCATATCTCTAGAAAATCATTCAAGGGAAAATGGCGGAGCGACAGGGATTCGAACCCTGGAGACGGTCTCCCGCCTACACACTTTCCAGGCGTGCGCCTTCGACCACTCGGCCACCGCTCCGTTGATGCGCGGTTTAGCTTGGGGGGACAGTGAGTTGCAAGAGCGAAATCCCCCCAAGACGGATAAATTTATCTAGCCGCCAAGATGAACATAGACGCGGCGGTTTAACCGGCCCTTTTTCTCAATCTTTCCAAGGCGAAGGCCGCCGATTTCGCCCGTCCGCGCGACATGGGTACCGCCACAGGGCTGCAGGTCGATGGGATCCTGCGGCTCACCAATACGGATCAGCCGAATATCCCCGCGCCCGCGTGGCGGCGCGACGGACATGGTCTTGACCAGTTCGGGGGTAGTGTCGAGTTGGCTTTCGGTGATCCAGTCCTCGCTCACCCGCGCGTCGAGGGAAACGAAGTGGTTCAGCGCCTCTTCGAGCTCGTCACGGTCCTGTGGCGCGTCGGGCATGTTGAAATCAAGCCGCCCATGGCTGGCCGAGATCTGGCCGCCCGTCACCGGATGCGGGATCACCACTGAAAGGAGATGCAGAGCGGTATGGACGCGCATGTGTTTATGACGGCGGTCCCAGTCAAGCTCCTGGGTAACATAGGCCCCGACGGGCGGCAGGGCACGCGGCTCTGCCGGAACCAGCGCGATGCGGCCACTGTCGCGGTCGCGAACAGTGGTGGCGATGGAGAGTTCCTGTTTGTCCCATGTCAGCCAGCCGCTGTCGCCCGGCTGGCCGCCCCCAGTGGGATAGAACAGAGAGCTGTCCAAAATCACCCCGCCCTCGGGCGTATGGGCTGCCACGCGGGCGGGCGCGTCGCGCAGATAGGATTCCGTCCGAAACAGTTCGCCTGTCATGCCTGTGGCCTCACCTTGTCGCTGCTGTCTTCCAACGCGGGTGCGGCTTCGCCCTTCAGGGCCTCTGGGTTGCGCAGCCACAGATCACGTTGCGCAAAGGGTATCTCGATCCCTTCTTCTTTGAAGCGCGCGGCGATGGCGTGGTTGATGTCGTTCTTGACCTTCATCATCCAATTGACGTCTCGCAGGTAGCAACGAACTTCAAACTCCAGCGCGTCCGCGCCGAAATTCAGGAACAGCACCGCAGGCGGCGGGTTGGTCAGCACGATGGGCTGGGCTTGGGCGATCTCTTGCAAGATGCCCTCCACACGTTTGGTATCAGTGCCATAGGCCACGCCCAGGGGCACGATCAAACGCCCCACGGTGTTGCCGCGCGTATAGTTGGTGACCGTGCCGCTGATCAAATCAGCATTGGGCACAATGACGTCGGTCCGGTCGAAGGTTTCGATCCTTGTTGAGCGCACCGAGATATCGCGGACATAGCCCATCTGCCCGCCCACCTCGATCCAATCGCCTTCGGAGATAGGGCGTTCGATCAACAGGATGATGCCCGACACGAAGTTCGACACGACGTTTTGCAGACCAAAACCGATACCGACTGACAGCGCACCGGCAACATAAGCGAGCGCGGAAAGGTCGATCCCGGCCCCGGTGATCGCCAGCAGCGCGGCGAGGAAGATACCGACGTATCCGATTCCCGAGACGATGGCGTTCTGCCCCCCGATGTCCATCCGCGTTTTAGGCAGCACATTGCTGCGCAGCGCGCTCTGCATCAGACGGGTGGCGGCATAGCCGATGACAAAGATGACCGCAAAGGACAGGAAATCTGTCGGACGGATGCGCGTCTCACCAAAGGCAAAGCCTCGACTGAACAGCGCCCAAAGCTCGGTCAGGTCGGTAACCCTTGCGCCCCATGCCAGTGCCATTACGGGCAGCGACAACAACAGAAGGATCAGGCCAAAGAATACCGGCATCAAGGCATCACGCGCCTGCACCCCCTGCCCGGTCATCGCGCCGTAGACGTCCGCCAAGAACCGTTGCAGCGTCATCACCAGCCCCAAAAGGACAAGTGTGGTGACATAGGGCGGCAGCAGCGACACAGCGGCGTTGTAATAGCCGCTGATCAGCAACAGAGGAGACACAATCGCCACGATCATCGCACCCAAGCCCAGACCGCGCACCACGCGGCTCAGCGTCGAGACGCGTGGCTCTTCAGAGGCAGGTTCATCATCCGGCACCGGGTCGCTGTGACCGTGCAAAATGCGACCGATGCGGAACAGGGCAAAGGCGCTGAGCAACATGACAGGCAGGCGCAGCACCGCTTCGGTGGTCTCAGCCGGTTGTTGCCCGTCGAAAATTGCGTCGATGATCGCGCCAAGGATGACGGTTACTGTAATGATACTGACGTAGAAACGTACGGCTTTGCGCTCGGGGCGCGGCAGCAGGATCAGGGCTTCGTCCTCATCGCGGGAGAACACCCGTTCGGCCACCCAGCGAACGCCCAGCATCGCGCCGCCGATCACCGGGATAAGCTGGACCAAGGCAGACCCGCGCGGCCCAAGCCAGCCGGTCGCCAACACGGCCATCACCAGCAGCACCATACCCGCCGTGGGCAGGATAATCCGCAGCAGCGAAACCACAAAGCGCCAGATGCCAAAACCGCGCGCGCCAAACCGCTGCAGTCGCCCGACAATTGCCGTCGACCAATGATGCCCGCGCAATATCAGCACCAACCCCAGCACCGTAAGCGCCAACACCGCTGGCAAGGAGGACCGCAGATTGCGGCGTGCCGTTTCGGCATTATCGGGGGCTTCGGCGGCAATCTCACCCGCTGCGATAGCCAGATCGTTAACGGCAGTTTGCCAGTGCACCGGGTTGAGCGGCGTGGGGACAACCTCCATCAGCTGTTCGGTTTGGCGCTCGCGCAGGGCTACGTCGATTTGACCAATCAGCGCGTCGGCCCGCAGGAACGCGGCTTCGGCCCGCTGAACCGGGGTTAGCAGGGTGTTGAGCTGTCTGTTCAACTCCTCGCGGTTGGCAGCGACCTCGGGCGATTCCGGCTCGGCCCCTTCGCCTTCTGGTGGGGTGCCAAGGGCGGCTATTTGTTCCCGCAGCGCATTGATCCGCGCCGCGTTCAGGTTTCGCGCCGCGTCGAATTTGGTGCGGTACTCGACCAGCCGGGCGCGCTGCACCTCTAGCATGGTCTCGGTGGTGTCCGTCGCGTCAATCACCTCTTCGGCGGTCGAAGCAACGGATTCCCATTGATCAAAATCCGGCAGTACCGGTTCTTGAGCGACTGCAGCGCCGGTCAGCCAGACCAGCAACGCGGTAAGGCCAAGGGCGAAGCGGAGCATTTGGGTCATGTATCCTCGAAAACACCTGGGATGGATTGCGGCGCGGCATCAAGCCAGCCGGGCGTCGGCAGCCCCTTCTCGCGCAAAAACTCTGGGTTAAAGAGCTTGGACTGATAGCGCGTGCCAAAGTCACAAAGCACGGTGACGATCGTATGCCCCGGCCCCATTTCTTTCGCCATGCGCATGGCGCCTGCGACGTTCACGCCAGAAGAAGCGCCAAGGCAGAGCCCTTCGTTTTCCAGCAGGTCAAAGACCACCGGCAGGGCTTCTTCGTCAGAGATGTTATAGCTATAATCCGGCTTGAACCCTTCGAGGTTCGCGGTGATCCGCCCCTGCCCGATGCCTTCGGCGATGGAACTGCCTTCGGACTTCAACTCGCCTTCGGTATAAAAACTGTGCAGCGCCGCGCCATCGGGATCGGCCAGCGCGATCTTCACGCCCTTAGGCTGAAGCGCCATGGCAACGCCGACCAATGTGCCACCCGAGCCTACGGCGCAGCAGAAACCATCTACCTTGCCGCCTGTCTGTTCCCAGATCTCGGGGCCTGTCGTCTCGATATGCGCCTGCCGGTTGGCGGTATTGTCGAACTGGTTGGCCCAGATCACCCCTTCGGGCGTGGTCTTAGCCAGTTCCTTTGCCAAACGCTCGGAATAGCGGACAAAGTTGTTGGGGTTTTTATAAGGAGCTGCGGGCACCTGCACCAGTTCTGCACCGGCAAGGCGCAGCATGTCTTTCTTCTCCTGAGATTGCGTCTCAGGGATGACGATGACGGTTTTGAACCCCATCGACGCGCCAACCAGCGCCAGCCCGATGCCAGTGTTGCCGGCCGTGCCTTCGACAATGGTGCCGCCGGGCTTCAACTCGCCCCGCGCAATAGCATCGCGAATGATGAACAGCGCCGCGCGGTCTTTGACCGACTGACCGGGGTTCATGAATTCCGCTTTGCCCAAGATTTCGCAGCCGGTCTCTTTGCTCGCGCCGCGCAGCCGGATCAGCGGTGTGTTTCCAATGGCCTCGGCCAGATCTTTTGCAACCTGCATGTTTGCCCCCAGTTCATGTTCCGTCCGGTTTAGCTGTCGTGCCTTCGGACCTCAAGCGTTCGCGGTGACGGGCCAGCCAATAGGCGCTTGCCACCAATGGCGCATTGGCCAGCGCCTGCGCATCAGCCAAAGCCATAAGATCGTCAAAGGACATCAGATGCGAACGGATATCCTCGCCCTCGGCGGCCAAACCGCCCGTGCCGATGATATGATCCGGTAAATCCGCCAATCCCACGAAAATGTGAAAAAATTCCGTCGCATTGCCGGGCGAGGCATAGACGTTGCCCACCGATTCCAAGACGCTCAGCGTGATTCCGGCCTCTTCCTGCGCCTCACGCCGCGCGGCGGCCTGCGGTGTTTCGCCGGGATCGACATGGCCCGCAATGGGCTCTAACTGCCAGCAGGTGTGATCGCCTCGGGCCAGTGGCCCCATGCGGATTTGCTCAACCAGCAGCACGCGGTCGCGCAGCGGATCATAAGGCAGCACCAGCGCCGCATCCGCGCCGATGAAAACCGCGCGGTCAATCTGCGGGGATATGCCGCCGTCAAAGGTCTCATGGCGCAGCGAGATTTCATCAAGGGCGAAGAATTTTGCGTAAACGCGGCTGCGATCAGTCACCTTAATCTTGCCGTTAAGGGTCAGCGGATCATGGGCACCCTGCTCTGCCAGCACCTGCTGATGGGCGCGGCGGCGGATCATCGGGAACATCGCGTCAAC is a window of Sulfitobacter sp. W027 DNA encoding:
- a CDS encoding NUDIX domain-containing protein is translated as MRHLFIYGTLRYLPLLELVLGRPAGAIDLSEASLPGYRVSAAAEGPFPTIEVCEGAQAEGLLVQGLSADDFARLDFYEGAFDYDLVPVTLAEGQAAEVYLPQPGRWTAQGPWSLAQWEADWSALSCNAAREVMSYMGKRPRAEVDAMFPMIRRRAHQQVLAEQGAHDPLTLNGKIKVTDRSRVYAKFFALDEISLRHETFDGGISPQIDRAVFIGADAALVLPYDPLRDRVLLVEQIRMGPLARGDHTCWQLEPIAGHVDPGETPQAAARREAQEEAGITLSVLESVGNVYASPGNATEFFHIFVGLADLPDHIIGTGGLAAEGEDIRSHLMSFDDLMALADAQALANAPLVASAYWLARHRERLRSEGTTAKPDGT
- a CDS encoding DUF3772 domain-containing protein produces the protein MTQMLRFALGLTALLVWLTGAAVAQEPVLPDFDQWESVASTAEEVIDATDTTETMLEVQRARLVEYRTKFDAARNLNAARINALREQIAALGTPPEGEGAEPESPEVAANREELNRQLNTLLTPVQRAEAAFLRADALIGQIDVALRERQTEQLMEVVPTPLNPVHWQTAVNDLAIAAGEIAAEAPDNAETARRNLRSSLPAVLALTVLGLVLILRGHHWSTAIVGRLQRFGARGFGIWRFVVSLLRIILPTAGMVLLVMAVLATGWLGPRGSALVQLIPVIGGAMLGVRWVAERVFSRDEDEALILLPRPERKAVRFYVSIITVTVILGAIIDAIFDGQQPAETTEAVLRLPVMLLSAFALFRIGRILHGHSDPVPDDEPASEEPRVSTLSRVVRGLGLGAMIVAIVSPLLLISGYYNAAVSLLPPYVTTLVLLGLVMTLQRFLADVYGAMTGQGVQARDALMPVFFGLILLLLSLPVMALAWGARVTDLTELWALFSRGFAFGETRIRPTDFLSFAVIFVIGYAATRLMQSALRSNVLPKTRMDIGGQNAIVSGIGYVGIFLAALLAITGAGIDLSALAYVAGALSVGIGFGLQNVVSNFVSGIILLIERPISEGDWIEVGGQMGYVRDISVRSTRIETFDRTDVIVPNADLISGTVTNYTRGNTVGRLIVPLGVAYGTDTKRVEGILQEIAQAQPIVLTNPPPAVLFLNFGADALEFEVRCYLRDVNWMMKVKNDINHAIAARFKEEGIEIPFAQRDLWLRNPEALKGEAAPALEDSSDKVRPQA
- a CDS encoding cysteine synthase A, whose product is MQVAKDLAEAIGNTPLIRLRGASKETGCEILGKAEFMNPGQSVKDRAALFIIRDAIARGELKPGGTIVEGTAGNTGIGLALVGASMGFKTVIVIPETQSQEKKDMLRLAGAELVQVPAAPYKNPNNFVRYSERLAKELAKTTPEGVIWANQFDNTANRQAHIETTGPEIWEQTGGKVDGFCCAVGSGGTLVGVAMALQPKGVKIALADPDGAALHSFYTEGELKSEGSSIAEGIGQGRITANLEGFKPDYSYNISDEEALPVVFDLLENEGLCLGASSGVNVAGAMRMAKEMGPGHTIVTVLCDFGTRYQSKLFNPEFLREKGLPTPGWLDAAPQSIPGVFEDT
- a CDS encoding alanyl-tRNA editing protein, which produces MTGELFRTESYLRDAPARVAAHTPEGGVILDSSLFYPTGGGQPGDSGWLTWDKQELSIATTVRDRDSGRIALVPAEPRALPPVGAYVTQELDWDRRHKHMRVHTALHLLSVVIPHPVTGGQISASHGRLDFNMPDAPQDRDELEEALNHFVSLDARVSEDWITESQLDTTPELVKTMSVAPPRGRGDIRLIRIGEPQDPIDLQPCGGTHVARTGEIGGLRLGKIEKKGRLNRRVYVHLGG
- a CDS encoding L,D-transpeptidase, with protein sequence MRRRHFITGVAASGAALGTGLATPALAHPPKEMPSYDVPPDMMPRKVPIAAGAPPYEIHVDPDNFALYWTLPDNMAWRYTVGVGRPGLYESGEFYVGAKKEWPSWTPTPDMIDREPEKYAKYSDGMEGGLDNPLGSRGLYLFTEERGDTFLRIHGTNDPSTLGKRVSNGCARLVNDQMAELYDRVPMNTRVVLYEPLV
- a CDS encoding FAD/NAD(P)-binding protein — translated: MQVQATTRIAVIGFGPRGLGALEALSRRLASSLRPVQIDIYEPSAFPGAGPNFAPSEPAYCLLNIPYRDIAIRPPQGSAVGSFADWQGKPVDPDAFPSRADMGRYLEARRDDLFQRSFTETDTKLTLIPARIAQLSQEGSVWRLQSETGAEARYDEVLLTLGQPPVEPDEQWANWQDHAAQTGAEVAQAYPAASLEAQAQSWQGKRVAIRGLGLSTFDVLRSLTMAQGGHFDAAGYHPSGREPACILPFSLNGQPPFPKPQDADLDALFTPLPNETARFTQAAGAAVNAAPQKASSLITAALAPVVARILTQQGVRETQVSAWLTAEWSDPGAQDSQPPMDALRHGIELAAGRTAPSIGYALGQVWRKWQDEWRAAFNPGSATPETAKRLIGFDEGMKRYSYGPPLSSACELLALIDAGLVDLSFVTDPEIADTVQGWSLRAERRQCEVSVIIDAVLPPPDLSHIKVPPLPNLIAKGWVTPVSANLAAAIEPDGTLRDRNGESVPGLCLLGRLALGSVTAVDSLHDCFGQSADRWAEGALARMSP